From one Streptomyces chromofuscus genomic stretch:
- a CDS encoding RNA polymerase sigma-70 factor gives MHPEAPPVEGDMSEAVSIFVELRPRLFGIAYRVLGSAVEAEDVVQEVWLRWQRTDRSVVVSPVAFLSSTTTRLAINVAQSARVRRETYIGPWLPEPVDTSNDPEVGAERAEALELALLLLLERLPPTERAAYVLREAFDYAYPEIARILQLSVVNVRKIVSRARKHLTDDQRDSVDAAEHRKLLNAFVAAARQGDVASLEALLTPDAVSLSDGNGIRGAARVPVLGRARVANLSTAYPRFWPTVEVEPVEANGRSGILLHRDGRPTTFMTIAATYRGVHQVMWVFNPRKIAAFVGSRSRCAAVPGV, from the coding sequence ATGCATCCAGAGGCGCCCCCCGTGGAAGGCGACATGAGCGAGGCCGTTTCCATATTCGTAGAGCTGCGGCCACGTCTCTTCGGCATCGCCTATCGCGTGCTGGGCAGTGCGGTGGAGGCCGAGGACGTCGTCCAGGAGGTGTGGCTGCGCTGGCAGAGGACCGACCGTTCCGTCGTGGTCAGCCCCGTGGCGTTCCTGTCGAGTACCACCACACGGCTGGCCATCAACGTGGCCCAGTCGGCCCGCGTCCGCCGCGAGACCTACATCGGTCCGTGGCTGCCCGAGCCCGTCGACACCAGCAATGACCCGGAGGTCGGCGCCGAACGGGCGGAGGCGCTGGAACTCGCCCTGCTCCTGCTGCTGGAGAGGCTGCCCCCGACCGAGCGCGCCGCGTACGTCCTGAGGGAAGCCTTCGACTACGCCTATCCCGAGATCGCGCGCATCCTGCAACTGAGCGTCGTCAACGTGAGGAAGATCGTCAGCCGGGCTCGCAAACACCTCACCGACGACCAGCGGGACAGCGTCGACGCCGCCGAGCACCGGAAGCTGCTCAACGCGTTCGTCGCCGCCGCCCGGCAGGGGGACGTCGCCTCGCTGGAGGCACTGCTCACGCCGGACGCGGTCAGTCTGTCCGACGGGAACGGCATCCGGGGAGCGGCTCGCGTTCCCGTCCTGGGCCGTGCCCGCGTGGCGAACCTGTCGACCGCCTATCCACGGTTCTGGCCGACGGTCGAGGTGGAGCCGGTCGAGGCGAACGGACGAAGCGGAATCCTGCTCCACCGGGACGGCCGGCCCACCACCTTCATGACCATCGCCGCCACGTACCGGGGCGTTCATCAGGTGATGTGGGTCTTCAACCCGAGAAAGATCGCCGCCTTCGTCGGCTCCCGCTCCCGCTGTGCGGCCGTCCCCGGTGTCTGA
- a CDS encoding WhiB family transcriptional regulator has product MDWRARGLCLRRDPDLFFPIGSVNSGPVAFQTDEAKAVCRRCPVTEQCLAWAVDAGPVEGIWGGTTEGERRAMQRRAARESAATETAA; this is encoded by the coding sequence ATGGATTGGCGTGCACGGGGCCTCTGCCTACGCCGAGATCCCGATCTTTTCTTCCCGATAGGCAGCGTCAACAGTGGTCCGGTGGCGTTCCAGACGGACGAGGCGAAGGCCGTCTGCCGGCGTTGCCCCGTGACGGAGCAGTGCCTGGCGTGGGCCGTCGACGCGGGCCCGGTCGAGGGCATTTGGGGCGGCACGACGGAGGGGGAGCGCCGTGCGATGCAGCGGCGCGCGGCACGCGAGTCGGCTGCGACGGAAACCGCCGCCTGA
- a CDS encoding sigma-70 family RNA polymerase sigma factor family protein, translating into MEPVGDTMPIAELLDERRHLLEVAHWMLGSRIAAERVIDEAYREWYGLSDRQRAGITAPRAWLSRIVGTICLARLSLPDPPGAAQGSPRERGRTDTAPASDVGAELLRPWNTLSPAERAAFVLDDVLGMATGTVEGVVGQSGPEWTEPANRARHSLRARRAEPTPPRRQDEIAHAVRQACADEDTERLASLLTPDVTAFFDGGGKVRALTRPVTGSEGVARSLLTLLARHPRTTLQTYPVNGRTGLIARYDDQVAAVVTLDMAGSRVVQVWVVLNPDKLRSWNR; encoded by the coding sequence ATGGAACCTGTCGGTGACACCATGCCGATCGCGGAGTTGCTCGACGAGCGGCGGCATCTGCTGGAGGTCGCTCACTGGATGCTGGGCAGCCGCATCGCGGCCGAGCGCGTCATCGACGAGGCGTACCGGGAGTGGTACGGGCTCTCCGATCGCCAGCGGGCGGGGATAACGGCGCCACGAGCCTGGCTCAGCCGGATCGTGGGGACCATCTGCCTGGCGCGGCTGTCTCTGCCCGACCCTCCCGGTGCCGCACAGGGTTCCCCTCGGGAGAGGGGCCGGACAGACACCGCCCCGGCGAGCGATGTCGGCGCGGAGCTGCTGCGGCCGTGGAACACGCTGTCGCCGGCCGAGAGAGCGGCGTTCGTGCTCGACGACGTCTTGGGCATGGCAACAGGCACGGTCGAGGGCGTCGTGGGACAGTCCGGACCGGAGTGGACCGAGCCTGCGAACCGGGCCCGTCACAGCCTCCGGGCCCGCCGCGCAGAGCCGACTCCACCGCGTCGGCAGGACGAGATCGCCCACGCCGTACGGCAGGCGTGCGCCGATGAGGACACCGAACGTCTGGCGTCCCTGCTGACCCCCGACGTCACCGCATTCTTCGACGGCGGAGGCAAGGTCCGTGCGCTGACGCGGCCCGTCACCGGCAGCGAAGGGGTCGCCCGGAGTCTGCTGACCCTGCTCGCCCGGCACCCGCGCACCACCCTGCAGACCTACCCCGTCAACGGACGCACTGGTCTGATCGCTCGCTACGACGACCAGGTCGCCGCAGTCGTCACCCTCGACATGGCCGGCTCCCGAGTCGTACAGGTCTGGGTCGTCCTCAACCCCGACAAACTGCGCTCCTGGAACCGTTGA